The Candidatus Methylomirabilota bacterium genome segment CGATACTGTTCGGGTGGCGCTCCTCGGCGTCAAGAGAGCGTATCGCGGGCAGGGCATCGACCTCAGACTCTTGATGGAGATCTGGAAGCAGCGGGCGGCGCAGTGCCTTCACTGGGAGCTGGCGTGGGTCCTCGAGGACAACTACGCGATGATCCGGATTCTCCAGGAGATCGGCGCGGTCGCTTACAAACGCTACCGGATCTATCAGAAGATCTTCGCCTGAATCGTCAGGGCGAGCCGACACGAACCATTCGATCGAACAGCCCGAGTGTCCGGTCGAACAGGAAGCGCAGGAGTAATGCAGTCCAGGAGGCATGCCAGACGAGATGCTCATACACTTCGGCGAGACACCTGACCTGCGGCAGTCGATTCCACGGAACCGCTGGAAAGTCGTGATGCTCGTTATGGTGTCCCACGTTGAAGGAGAGGAGGTTCAGCGGGCCGTAATAGCTGTAGGTCTCCTGTGACTCGTTCGTCACGAGATGCTCCTGGACCCATCGCCCTCCCAGAGGGTGGAGTCCAATCGAGAAGAAGAGCGAAGCGAGCAGGTATGTGATCGCCTTGATTCCCAGCAGGGCGCTGACCCCCCCGACGAATGCGATCTGACAGGCGAAGGCAAGGAACACCCACCGATCCATCTTGAGCTCTTCGATCTCCTGTACGTTCCGCAGCGCTCGAGTCATGTGGAACAGCGGAAAGAGCAGGAACCAGAGGGCCTTTCCGGTCGGGGAGCGGCCGATCAGCCGAGCTTCCCATCGGCTTGGCAGGTCGAAGTCTCGCTCGTAGACACCCTGATAGCGATGGTGCTTCAGGTGATACCGACCCCAGGTGACCGCGTTCACCAGCACCGTCGGCAGCCCGGCCAGAATTCCAGCGACCCTGTTCAAGCTCCGTCGCTCGAACACGAGATTGTGCGCGCACTCGTGGACCAGCACGAGTAAGGCGTGGGTGGCAAAGGCTCCGACCACGTAGGACACGATCGGCACGATCCACCAGGGCTGTCGTTGCGTCCAGGCGGCCAGGATCGTTTGCACCGCGACGAGCGCCACGATCGGGAGGACGCTCCACGGGTTACACCCGACATGGCGCCAGATCTCGGGATGCCGAGCCAGGATTTCGCGCGCCCGATCGGCGTGAGGCTCGCTGGATGTCGACCGGGGAAAGTCGATCCGTGGTGTGGCCATCGCGTGGCTCTCGACCAGGACGGTATCATACGCATCGACGTGCTACATCTCCTCCTGGCCAATCTGTTCCGGAGAAAGGTCCGCACGGGCCTGACAATGGGTTCCTTCGCAGTGGCCCTCTTCCTGTTCGCGATCCTTTCAGTCGTCCGCGGCGCCTTCCAGCAGGGCATGCACATCGCTGGCGCCGACCGGCTCGTCGTGGTCAATCGCGGTTCGCTGATCCAGCCCCTTCCGTTGGCCTACCGTGAGCGGTTGGCGCGAATCCCCGGCGTGACCCAGGTGACGTTCGCCACCTGGTTCGGTGGCCTTTATCGAGACGAACGTCATTCCTTTGCCCAGTTCGCCATCGACCGCGACAGCTACCGTCAGGTGTTTCCCGAGTGCATCGTCCCTGACGACCAGTGGCAGTCGTTCCTGGCCGACCGAGAGGGGGCCATCGTGGGCGAGGCCCTGGCCGAGCGCTTCCGGTGGAAGGTCGGGGATCGCGTCCCGATCAAGGGCTCGCTCTTCCCGGGAGCGTGGGAATTCAACATTCGCGGCGTGTACCGGGGCCAGCGAGTGCAGGACGACACCACTCAGTTCTGGTTTCACTGGGACTATCTCGACGAGCGACGAACCTTCGGAAAGGGCCTCGTGGGCTGGTACACCGTGCGCGTTGCCACCCCGGATGACGCCGCGCGCGTGGTGCAGGCGATTGACCGGCAATTCGCAAACTCTGCGTTCGAGACCAAGACCGAGACCGAGACGGCCTTCGCCGCCTCGTGGGCGAAGCGGATCGGCAATGTCGCGGTCCTGATGTTGAGCATCGGCGGCGTCGTCTTCTTCACTCTGCTGCTCGTGACCGGCAACATGATGGCCATCGCCGTGCGCGAACGCACTCGGGAGCTGGCCGTGATGAAGGCGGTGGGGTTCTCGGACGCTCTCGTGCTGGCCCTCGTTATTGCAGAAACCCTGGTCATCGCCTTCATCGGCGGCGGCCTCGGCCTCGCTCTGGCGAAGCTCTTCACGCTCCGCGGCGATCCCACGGGCGGGCTCCTCCCGTTCTTCCATCTGCCGGCGAGCGCGATCGTAACCGGAC includes the following:
- a CDS encoding fatty acid desaturase, which produces MATPRIDFPRSTSSEPHADRAREILARHPEIWRHVGCNPWSVLPIVALVAVQTILAAWTQRQPWWIVPIVSYVVGAFATHALLVLVHECAHNLVFERRSLNRVAGILAGLPTVLVNAVTWGRYHLKHHRYQGVYERDFDLPSRWEARLIGRSPTGKALWFLLFPLFHMTRALRNVQEIEELKMDRWVFLAFACQIAFVGGVSALLGIKAITYLLASLFFSIGLHPLGGRWVQEHLVTNESQETYSYYGPLNLLSFNVGHHNEHHDFPAVPWNRLPQVRCLAEVYEHLVWHASWTALLLRFLFDRTLGLFDRMVRVGSP
- a CDS encoding FtsX-like permease family protein, giving the protein MGSFAVALFLFAILSVVRGAFQQGMHIAGADRLVVVNRGSLIQPLPLAYRERLARIPGVTQVTFATWFGGLYRDERHSFAQFAIDRDSYRQVFPECIVPDDQWQSFLADREGAIVGEALAERFRWKVGDRVPIKGSLFPGAWEFNIRGVYRGQRVQDDTTQFWFHWDYLDERRTFGKGLVGWYTVRVATPDDAARVVQAIDRQFANSAFETKTETETAFAASWAKRIGNVAVLMLSIGGVVFFTLLLVTGNMMAIAVRERTRELAVMKAVGFSDALVLALVIAETLVIAFIGGGLGLALAKLFTLRGDPTGGLLPFFHLPASAIVTGLTLALTVGLLAGILPALSASRLRIVDALRRI